CTTACGCCACACAGACGTAGGAAGGGGAAGAAGAAAACAGACCCGAAAAATCTGCCTCTAAAGGAGAAAAGACTCCTACACTTTGGGACACCATCCCTATGGATCAAAAACTCGTCTCCCAGAAAAACGAGCACGTAACTAGCTGACAAATTATAACACCCCTTAAACAGCCCCTGACCAAAACGAAAATCACCTTTAACGACAGAACAAAGATGGCCACAATATTAACCAGATGTAAAGTTACGATCGTCATTATTAACCCGACAAAGGCGAGGGGACAGGACACCCCAAACCTCTCTGGTGAAAAAGGAAAAGTAAACCTTGGAGAAGTTACTATTTggtttaaaaataaaaacaaaataaaaaggaCAGACATTTTACTTAAACGACAAAATCCATCACTTTGAAGAGACATGAGACGAGAGCAAGTGGCAGGACAAGTGGGGAGGAGCTATGAGAGGTTTCTTTGAAGAGACCGTGAAGCTCTTTAGTACACGAGTGTACAATGTTATGTTAGTCTATACCACTCCCGTAGTCCGTACAAGTTTACAACTAATGAAAAGACTCTTTACGTGATTTACAAGATATATCTAGATTTTGTTTAACGTACACTCCATAAGGCTGTGTTTATCCACAGACTCATCTTCAGACTTCAGACTCTGCCACATCagctttccactaactttttattcttcagactcagactcagacacTCTCAGACTCACTTAAAATATACACTTTATCCTCATACTCATTTCAGACTTTGTCACCTCAACTTTCCACACAatctacaatatatatatatatatatatatatatatatatatatatataataaaaaagATCTACAATTTAATATTAATAAAGATGTACaatataattttaataaaaaaaaaaccatttgtTACCCAGCTCAAGTCAATGCACTACTTTTGTTACCCAACTCAACTCAATTTTTGTTATCCAGCTCAACTCAGCTTTTGTTACACAACTCAACTCAATTTTTGTTACCCAACTCAACTCAATAAGATGggctttttctcaatttttgtttttcAACTCAACTCAACTCAACTTATTGAGCAAAACAATACATAATCTACAATAAAAAACGCAAATtctcccgtctgaaataagacggacaaaatgttgtcattttacgataaaatgttaGCTTCATAAAATATTTTGTCACTAAATGgttacattcttttaaaaaatggtgacatttaatccgtcttattttagagcgtctgaagcaagacggactATATTAATAAAATCTACaacttatattaataaaataatacatCATTACTATTCATCCGTCTGAAGAAGCGTCTTGGAAATCCAAGACTGATGTTAAGACTCTCACCCAAGACTCCCCACTTTATCCCTAAGACGCACAAAAAAGCTGCAAATCTGAAGCTCAGACTTTCCCTCATACTCTTGCTCATACCGCGTTAAACTTAGTCTAAATAAAGGACTTCAAATCTAATTACCTAGAGTCCTAGACTAAAAGCTTTAGTATGGGTCATGTCAATTCGAGTCGGTTATTTCGGGTCTGTCATACACTTTCGGATCAGGTTAGATCGGATTAGGTAATTTCGAGTTCCAAATCAATTGTGGATAACCTGTTGTCGTGTCACTTCGGATCGGCTCACTTTTGAGTATGGGTCATTTTGGCTTGGGTCTAGACCTGGCGAAATTGACCCGACCTGAATAACCCAACTCGTACAGCTGTACCCGACACCCGAACTCAACCTGAGCTTGTCTCGAACTTAAATTCACCCGAGCCAATATAACCTGATCCGAATATTTATTGTTGTACGCTGATATTATctataaataacttgataatagttgCCCCGAAAATGACCCAACCCAAAATAACCCGGCACGAAGTATGCAAATCCGAAATCGACTTAATCCAATTGACCCATTTGCCAGGTCTAGTCGGGACTGCCCGAAACGTTTTCAAAAAAATTATTAACCGAGACAAAAAGAGTACACATTTGAGTAACTTATATACATAACTCTTAAACTACGAAACAAACGAATTTAGTTAAATTAGATCGAACTGAACTGAATCGAACCGAACCGAGTCCAATAGAAGAcatccccttatactaaaagaataagaaatctctcaagttttcccgcctaaatgactTTGGCTATAATTGGGCTTTCATTATATCATATCTATAATTGagcttttattatatcatatttGTAATTACAATAAAACAAATGAGGTGAAAATagggaaatggagggagtattatttttataACTGGAATATACTCAACTTTTCCTTTTCCACCGATTAATACAAaaccttaataataataaattttacaattaaaatttaaaattgagttaaataacaattatataattgttattttctttaatatgtctatctaaaaaaccgcgcattcgcGCGAGATCGACACTAGTACCATATTACCACACGTCCACACTACACACTACACACTACACACACTGCACACTCCAAGTCACCAAGTAACTTGCATAGGGCGGCAAAATCATAAATGAGCTTTCGATCAAGCACAACAATGGCGGAAAAAACACTCCCCTTCGATATAATCACAGAAATCCTCTCAAGATTACCAGTTAAACCCTTAACACGCTTCAAATCCGTCTCAAAATCATGGAATTCCCTAATCAATTCCCCCATTTTCATCAAACTTCACttttccaaaaccctaatttccgacAATTACCCTAATATGATAATCTCCAGCTTCTCCACTTCCATCTCCAATTCCCCCATTTCCCCCATTTTCCGATTCAAGGAGCTCCACCACCCTCTACTCCACTTCCCCGATTACCTCTCCGTAGATATTCTTGGTTCTTGCAACGGCGTCGTTTGCATTTCCTCTATCGATGGAAAGTACACTTGCTTCTACAATCCTACTATCGGAACGCATCGTTTAATCCCTGTTCAACCCTCTCGATTTCCAAACCCTAATCTTGAAACAATTTTTGGGTTCCAACCCGAAGAACGTTTGTTTCAGGGTTTTGGTTACGATAGTGTCAATGATGATTATAAATTGTTGCGAATTATCGAGTTTTATAGAAATTACTCTTTTGTTAGTACTGAGGTTTTCTTGTTTAGTTTGAAGAATAATTCTTGGAAATTTGTTGATGTTGTAGGCAATGTGTATTTGAATGGTCGCGGTCTTCAGGAATGCAACGGAACCCTTTTTAATGAGTGTTTGTATTTTGCTGTACAACATGGGGAGTTTAAGCCTTTTCTTAGGTGTTTTAATCTTCGAACCGAGACTTTCTCTGTTATGGACCTTCCTAAGGCTGATGACAATTTCACTAGGTTTTGCGTTGGGATGGGACCGGTAGGCGGGTGTCTTAGTTTGATTTTGAATTATCAGAATACGGATCCTGGTGGATTGCATGGTTTTAGATTGATGTGTGCTGATTTGTGGACTATGAAGGAGGAGGCTTGGGTTAAGTtgtttagtattagtgatatgTCGAGAATTGGGGCTACCTTAGGTATTATTCCGATTGTTTACTCGAAAGATAGGCAAAAGATTTTGCTCGAGTTGGATGGGTGGGGATTTGGTTGGTATGATTGGGAGAAGAGAAGTATTGTGAGGGTTTTATGTCATGGATTGCCTCCGGATAATACTCCGTTTGTTACTTGGCCTTATGTGGAAAGCCTTGTTTCGTTTGGGAACTGTGATTATAATTCAAAGCGGAAAACTACCGTtccaaagaagaagaaaaagtatgGTTTTTTACTGGCTTTTTTAAATGGGTTGTTGCCTCTTattgtgatcttatgcatgtTGTTGCTTAACAGGATTTTCTGATGTTAATGTATGATGACGATAAGTTCACTGGCAGAAATTTAGTGTATTTGTCTTATGTTTGTTCATGATAGTTTAGCGTGTGTTCTGATCTGGATGGATCGATTGTTTGTAGAGAAGCAAGCTTTTAGCCTAATAGGATGTTCATAGTGTGATGGCTAAAGTTCATGTGTTGGATCACTTGAATGTATAGTACATGATGTCGGTGTAGGAATGAAGCTATGCATTCCTGCGTTTTTGCAAAACGTGATTTTTGTGTAATATTTTATGATGCAGGTTGTTCAGGTATTGATGTTGCATTTTCTTGTACGATATTTTGCTTATACTCCGTACCCCTTAGTGTTTTACTTAATTGGATTTCTGATGTTAATGCATGATGACGATAAGTTCACTGGCGGAAATTTAGTGTATTTGTCTTATGTTTGTTCATGTAACTAATTTAGTTAGTCAGGGAGGTTCAGTATGATAGTTTAGCGTGTGTTCTGATCTGGATGAATCGATTGTTTGTAGAGAAGCAAGCTTTTAGCCTGATAGGATGTTCATAGTGTGATGGCTAAAGTTCATGTGTTGGATCACTTGAATGTATGTACATGATGTCGGTGTAGGAATGAAGCTATGCATTCCTGCCTTTCTGCAAAACCTGTGATTTGTGTGTAATATTTTATGATGTAGGTTGTTCAAGTATTGATGTTGCATTTTCTTGTACGATATTTTGCTTATACTCCTAACTTGTATGATCACATGAGGATATTTTGAATCTTCTTATGGACGATGGCATGATGTTGTTTATGTCCTATTGTGTTGTTGTAGCTCGTAATTGATGTGATTGTGATAATATTTTGCACGTCATGCTTAGATAAGATGTTTTTTTTCGTTTGGCTTGCCTGCATATCTGCAATGTTACGTCGCCTTAGATACAAGTTTCGGACATGACACAGTGTCAGTGACACCTATTTTTGGAAGAAACATCGTGATACTTAATACTCCCGTTATCTCATTGTATAGTTTACACTTGCACTTTCTTTTTAAGCACTCTCACCATAAATTTCACTCGTTACTTATTTCTTTTTCAGGTAAATTTGTAGACATTTCTCCTAATGCAAACATGATATTAGAAGAAATGACTCCTTTTTGTACTTATTTTTCTCAGAAATGTTCCTCATTTCTCTTGTTTCTCGGAAATGTTACTCATTTTTCTTATTTCTCCCCTCGAATCTGTCTATTCTCACAGAACCATCTACTTGTAGACATCTCTCGTTAACTCATCCTGATTCTTTCATGTTTAATCTTTTTACCACTTAGTTGTTTCAAAACTAAGTGCTGAATTCCCATGATTTTCTATGTTGGAGAGGCAGTTTTATTCATACTAGCTTCCCAACCGCTTTAACCTTTCCTTTTCTTCTTTGATAGGAATGATGTGGACCGTTTCCTGTCGTCTGGATTCAAGCTGAAGCTATGAGCCTATGACCACTAGTAAGTTTCTATTATTTCTACCCGGTAATCATGGATTTTACTTTCTTTGATCTATATTTCTTTTCCCGTTACTCTACTTTGGGTTTCCCTTTTCCTTCTGTTATTATGTCTTGGTGTTTGCCAAGGAGTAGACGTTTTTTGGATACGTTACATTTGTCCTCCTTTTTGGAttatttgtttaaaaaaaaaccaTCACATATTCCCATTATGCTCTTTTTTGGTTCGATTCTTACTCGCGACATAGTGTGCTCATTTGCTTCCCTTTTCTTCCTTTGGTCTTGTAATTTCTCAAGTATTGGTGTAGTACTGCCTCTAAGTAGTCAACAATCATATCTGATCATTGTTTCCTGGACTCTGGAGTCTGAGATCTTTCATGGTGGTCCAGCTGGTCCTTATCCTTATATATGGAGTATTAAACTGGATTGGTGAGACAAAGTGAGACTATGCTAATATTGCTTATTCAATAATAATTTATTGTCATATACGACCCGAATCTCTCGTTCATGAATTAGTAATCGTTCCCAAACTACCCTCAAAAGATATTTAATTATAGGATCAATTGTCAAATCGTCTTTTttattaaatttcaaaatttgtaaGACCTTCATGTTAATCATTTCTTTTTAACTAATTCAcctaattcaaaaaaaaattacgtCTCTCACTCCCTAAACACACGTTCCAGCGAAAAAATCAATTTTTCGGCATTGACTATTGGTGACACGTCCAGAAGTTGCGTTTTCTCTCTGAATTTTATCTAACCGGCTTTGTTTCCCCTTTCATTTTCCGTCTTATTAAATAGAAATCTTTTGCTAGTTTTTTAGAACTCCTAAAGATAGCCAGTAACCCTACCCAATATAGTAGGAGGAGAGGTGATGGGTGGTGGGTGAACCGTATCTCACTCCCGGAATCTTTCGCTAAATGTTTTCGAGGGCCTTTGGCTGGGTCGTCAAGACAAGATGCAACCTATGTGCTAGAAAAAAGTAATGGTACTTCATAGAATGAATATTGTTTGTAAAGCCATCTGAGACAAATGATCAAGAAATAACACAACTTATGCATACTCCCCTAGTGGTGATAACGTGGGGAATGTTGACTTCTTCTGTCAAAAAGTGGGTTTGCGGAGTGTTTGACATTGAAAATGGTTTGAATGAAGGAAAATTTGTGAAAAATCGATTAAAAAGATGTGTTTCGCATATGTTGACTTTTTCTGTCAAAAAGGGACTTACTATGGGGTAATGTATTCGTTATTGTTCGCCATAATGATTTTCTTAATACTTAGTCGAGGAGAGGATGAGATAGTGTTTAGAATCGTTTGTGCAACTTGTTCTGTGTAAACACCTCTTAGGTTTCGTATATGTTGCAAATTGTTGATTCTTGCTAGTCCAAAGAAGCGAACATGAGATGACTAGTGAAGGAGGGGGAGACAGGAGTGGATTATGATGTTCTCAAGGGTCAGTCATTGTGCCTGTGAGGCTGTGATAATCTGAAAATCCGTGGTGGTGTTTCTAGCCTTCTATAGGAGATCTACGGAAGGGCTAAATGGTACTATTTGTTTTTCCCCTTTCCTTTTCAGTTAGTCTCCCTCTAGACGGAGGTGTTCGTCTTAACATAAACTCatgtcttaaacaagaatttgtctTTTAGAAGTGTTTAGTCTTTTTCTACTTGTATTTGTGGGACTTGTTTATGCAAAGTTCATTTAACAGACACTCCTTACTTATTTTGCTATTTCTGATGCAGGGTACATCAGAAGAACGCTGTGACCCAAAGCGGCGTGTATGCTTTTTCTGGGTGGGCTTGAAATGTGTATGCTAGGAGTAAGTTTCAGTCAGGAACCCTTTTTATTTTGTAGTGTTTGCGAGTGTATGGATACTCTGCTCGAGTTTTTGGCGTGGCTGTATGCCTGCAACCCTTGTCGGTTGTAAGTTCTAATCTATGTGACTGAATATATTGTGTTTTGTCAGAATATGGAAATGTATCGGTTGATCGGACTTTGATTGTTCACTAGGGCCGTAACCAATAAGGCAAATAGCTTCACATTATGCATCCGACACGTTATCGAAAGTTAAACTGGGAGGGTTAAATAACAAAGAAAAAAGGCATGGGTTGCTAATTTCCCGATTGAAACAAGACAGACTATATGTCaccattttacgataaaatgttaCTACTATTTTCTGATAAAATATTACCATTATTTTCTGATAAAATGTTACCCGACGGTATAAAcactcttttacagactcaaactctctcaaaacccaaaagcttagcatgacccgACGATACAAAAGATTGTGACGCccccgagtcaaacaaaacaaaggtaaagtaCTCGTGATTACGTGAGTATCATCCtgagctgctttcttctccatcatgaaaagcttgccactggtcttctgtccacctccctggacaatactagcagaagtagacggcttagcagccgaccccttgGTTGTTTTTCGTCgctggtctctgatatgaattgccgccattgcggttagccccactgttgttgttgttgttgttgttctgaccaccctgattgttccatgatccggccggcctgttactagcataactatGAGATGGACCCtaagagaaactcccctgtgatggtctctggaaacccctgcCCACGACACTAGTACACTCATGTCttttgtggcccataccgccatagTTAAAGCAAGATATTCCCCAGCTCctactaccaccacctcggccACGCCCAAAAGAAGCTCCACCGCTGAACCCCGACCACGATGAGTAAGCCCTCACCTGGTTATGGTTGCCCCTCTTATAACTAGACggaccaccaccctcgctctcagtcttcctcttctcagaacctctctccctattctccttagccatctttaccaacctctcagctctcccggcgcgctcatatacctccttaacatcagtaaggactcctacaggcagcttctccatgatcttaggtgtcaaacccttctcaaacctcgacgctaagttctcttggctcaaccccatatcctctgcgtacctagacttctcattgaacttgtgatagtACTCAGCCATAGACATCTCCGGAGTCattttgaaatcatcaaactcctctctcagcctACTACGGACATGCTCAGGTATGAACTCTCGGCGCATGGCTCTCTTGAACTCACTCCAAGGTATAGCTGACaacccctgtttcacatataggtctaaggcactctccctaaccttatcccaccactctccggtcagatctctcaagtagaacgcagcttgttccactctaaagTCCCCAGGGCAATTAACCATAttaagtatattctccatctctctatgccaattatcaagcAAGATTGGCGCATCTGTACccatgtactcttttgggttgaaacgagcgatgttgatactcatcttagcaaaatccaccccagcctctttatccttcccaaacttctttaaagCATCCGTGAGCGCGtcttggtgctctaacatcttaactatctcatcaatactcatcatcttagccctagcatacaacgcatttctctttggcggcatcttggaactatataagaaaaaggtaaacataaacacacatcccacaacTCAAACACGTATATGACGTGTgcaaaacctactcgatcgagtaacacaacctactcgatcgagttgaggccactcgatcgagttgcccacttactcgatcgagtgcctcgactccacaACCTGACCATAAAGCATCAaaaacctcactcgatcgagcccactatctactcgatcgagttgacctcgctcgatcgagtccccctacctactcgatcgagtgcccaaaaacagtacATTGTCCAGAAACGACatacaccccactcgatcgagtcacacccacttgatcgagtcactcacctactcgaaAATAAATTGATTTGGGATTTTTTCTTTTTTAGAGAGGAGGGGAgaattttttagagagaaggtgTAACTCAATAATTTGGTTCTCAttgttttttttagaaaaaagggTGAGGT
This sequence is a window from Silene latifolia isolate original U9 population chromosome 8, ASM4854445v1, whole genome shotgun sequence. Protein-coding genes within it:
- the LOC141596130 gene encoding F-box protein CPR1-like translates to MSFRSSTTMAEKTLPFDIITEILSRLPVKPLTRFKSVSKSWNSLINSPIFIKLHFSKTLISDNYPNMIISSFSTSISNSPISPIFRFKELHHPLLHFPDYLSVDILGSCNGVVCISSIDGKYTCFYNPTIGTHRLIPVQPSRFPNPNLETIFGFQPEERLFQGFGYDSVNDDYKLLRIIEFYRNYSFVSTEVFLFSLKNNSWKFVDVVGNVYLNGRGLQECNGTLFNECLYFAVQHGEFKPFLRCFNLRTETFSVMDLPKADDNFTRFCVGMGPVGGCLSLILNYQNTDPGGLHGFRLMCADLWTMKEEAWVKLFSISDMSRIGATLGIIPIVYSKDRQKILLELDGWGFGWYDWEKRSIVRVLCHGLPPDNTPFVTWPYVESLVSFGNCDYNSKRKTTVPKKKKKNDVDRFLSSGFKLKL